From Bacteroidota bacterium:
TGGTAAACAGTAATCAATCGTACGAAAAAGCCAGTGATAACTTGCGGTTTGCCTGCGGTGTTACCGCGTATGCCATGCTGCTCCGCGATTCAAAATTTAAAGGCGATGCCACCTACACCCTTGCCAAGCAACTGTTGCAAAGCACTAAACTGAACGTTGCCAATGGCTATCGCGAGGAGTTGCTGAACCTTATTACCAAAACCGAACAGCTTTCGCAGTAATTTATAATAACCTTTTGCGTAACCCCGCTGTAGATTTTAACTCTCGCAGCGGGGTTATTTTTTGTAACACTTACATTTGTTGCAATAAATCCTGCAATTAATGTTTGTTACAATCACCTCTTTAGAGCTTAAGAACCCTTTCAAGTTTTTTGCACTTTCGCTATATGCATTAAGGATTATTAAGCAATTACAAAACACCCCTTGCATTGATAAGAAAACTTCAGGCGTTTGGACAATGCATTACACCATGACTTTGTGGAATACTGAAGAAGACTTGAAAGCATTTGCCAAACAAGGTGCTCACCTTGATGCCATGCGTAAAAGCGGATTGATAGCCAAACAAATACGCATACTTACCTACCAAGCCGATAAATTACCCGATTGGAAAACCGCCAAGCAAAAGCTGTTGACTGAAGGGCGGGTTCACAATTTTTAGGCCTATAAAACTACTGACTTTCATCATTTTACTGTTGACAGAATAGCAATAGCTTTGTACTATACTTGGTGTTGACTTATGAAAAATAATGAAACTTTATACCGGCATTTGGGGTATTTATTTTACAGCATTGCCGCAGCCGATAAACACATAAATGCCGCTGAAATAGAAACGCTTAAACACGCGGTAACGGAAAAATGGCTGGCGATAGATGAAAATACGGATGAGTTTGGTACCGATACCGCGCACTACATTAGTATTGCTTTTGACTATTTAACCGAAGTTTTACCCGCTGCTGATAACGCCTACAAACACTTCGAAACATATTACAACAACCACAAAGAGGTATTTACCCCTGCACTTAAGAGCACTATCATGGAAACCGCTCTTCTCATCATCCACTCGTTTGCAAGTAGTAACAAAGCCGAATTAAACATTTTAGGCCGCTTGGTACTCCTGTTCCAAAAGTAGTCGGCTGTACGGTGCGTGTACCCCTTCATAATTTTCCGTATTTTTGCAGTAACAATCGTATTTATTGCGGTGTTACATGAGAGAAAAACGGAATGAAAATAGATAGTCACGCACACATACTCCCCAAAACCTGGCCCGATTTAAAAAGCAAATACGGATACGGGGGGTTCATTTACATGGACCACCACAAGCCCGATGCGGCCCGCATGATGCGCGACGATGGTAAATTTTTTCGCGAGGTGCAGCAAAACTGCTGGGATCCCGAGGAAATTATCAAAGATATGAACGCCCACAACGTGGATATGATGGTGCTTTGCACCGTGCCTGTGTTGTTTAATTATTGGGCGAAACCCGAAGATACCTACGATTGGAGTATTTTCTTAAACGACCACATTGCTGAAGTACAAGCCAAATACCGCAAACGTTTTATTGCGTTGGGAACACTGCCCATGCAAAACATACCGCTGGCAATAAAAGAAATGAAACGCTGCCGCAATGTGTTGGGGTTGCCCGGCATACAAATTGGCAGTAACATACAAGGCAAAAACCTTGACGATAAGAGCTTTTTCCCGTTTTACGAGGCTGCCGAAGCTTTGGGCATGGCCTTGTTTATACACCCTTGGGACATGATGGGTACCGACCAAATGCCCAACTATTTTATGCCGTGGCTGGTGGGGATGCCTGCCGAAGAAAGCCGCGCTTTGTGCAGCCTGATTTTTGGCGGTGTATTTGATAAATTTCCCAAACTGCGCATTATGATAGCCCACGGCGGGGGTAGTTTCCCGTTTACGTTGGGACGTATTTCACACGGCTACCAATGCCGCCCCGATTTGTGCAACGTAAACGATGTGCAAGACCCGCGCGAATACGTTGGCCGTTTTTGGGTAGACGGCATCACACACGACAAAGACGCTATGCGCTACCTGATAAAACTGATGGGCGAAGACAAAATAATGTACGGCACGGATTACCCCTTCCCTTTGGGTGATTTGGAGCACGGCAAGTTTTTGGATGAAATGACCGACCTAAGTACCGCTACCAAACAAAAAATATTTGGCCACAATGTACTGGATTGGCTGGGCATGGAAGCCGTTGAAGGCGTTGGCGTGAGGTTGAGGGAGAATGTATAATACCGCTATGTCAAAAAAGTTTATTACTTCAGATGAAATTATTTTACCGGAAAAGCTATATAAATATAGAGACTGGAACGATCCTTATCATAAAAAAGTTATTA
This genomic window contains:
- a CDS encoding DUF3291 domain-containing protein, encoding MFVTITSLELKNPFKFFALSLYALRIIKQLQNTPCIDKKTSGVWTMHYTMTLWNTEEDLKAFAKQGAHLDAMRKSGLIAKQIRILTYQADKLPDWKTAKQKLLTEGRVHNF
- a CDS encoding amidohydrolase; translation: MKIDSHAHILPKTWPDLKSKYGYGGFIYMDHHKPDAARMMRDDGKFFREVQQNCWDPEEIIKDMNAHNVDMMVLCTVPVLFNYWAKPEDTYDWSIFLNDHIAEVQAKYRKRFIALGTLPMQNIPLAIKEMKRCRNVLGLPGIQIGSNIQGKNLDDKSFFPFYEAAEALGMALFIHPWDMMGTDQMPNYFMPWLVGMPAEESRALCSLIFGGVFDKFPKLRIMIAHGGGSFPFTLGRISHGYQCRPDLCNVNDVQDPREYVGRFWVDGITHDKDAMRYLIKLMGEDKIMYGTDYPFPLGDLEHGKFLDEMTDLSTATKQKIFGHNVLDWLGMEAVEGVGVRLRENV